A window of the Dioscorea cayenensis subsp. rotundata cultivar TDr96_F1 chromosome 14, TDr96_F1_v2_PseudoChromosome.rev07_lg8_w22 25.fasta, whole genome shotgun sequence genome harbors these coding sequences:
- the LOC120275931 gene encoding trihelix transcription factor PTL-like: protein MDMSMTHHQYHLPDFTQLLTGPISGVQNHFSGAPPDVVLLSSQPQAQSLTTGSGFVFGEERGGSSQPRWPRQETLTLLEIRSRLDHKFREASQKAPLWDEVSRIMAEEYGYQRSGKKCREKLENLYKYYKKTKEGKAGKQEGKHYRFFRQLEALYGEKKRSIKSAAVQAPPTIPADQSFNFSSSTEYRTSSTDGDFEETIANLSEKKERKKHKRSGRKSWRLKLKECLEQQVRRLMELQEAWLQKMMRTLEQMEQERNLREEMWRKQEAARLDREQRDWASERAWMEARDAALITALENIGRRESK from the exons ATGGACATGAGCATGACCCACCACCAGTACCACCTCCCGGACTTTACTCAGCTCCTCACCGGACCCATCTCCGGCGTGCAAAATCACTTTTCGGGCGCACCGCCGGACGTTGTGCTGCTTTCTTCTCAGCCCCAGGCTCAGAGCCTCACAACTGGTTCTGGGTTTGTGTTTGGAGAGGAGCGTGGTGGGTCTTCTCAACCAAGATGGCCTCGCCAAGAGACGTTAACTCTCCTCGAGATCAGGTCTCGCTTGGATCATAAGTTCAGAGAAGCCTCTCAGAAAGCTCCCTTGTGGGATGAGGTCTCTAG GATAATGGCTGAAGAATATGGGTATCAAAGGAGTGGGAAGAAGTGCAGAGAGAAGCTTGAGAATTTGTACAAGTATTACAAGAAGACCAAAGAAGGAAAGGCAGGAAAGCAGGAAGGAAAGCATTATAGATTTTTCAGACAGTTAGAGGCTCTCTATGGAGAAAAGAAGCGTTCCATCAAGTCTGCAGCAGTTCAAGCCCCACCAACAATACCTGCTGATCAGAGTTTCAACTTTTCCAGTTCAACAGAATACAGAACTTCATCCACTGACGGAGACTTTGAAGAAACCATAGCAAATTTGAGtgagaagaaagagagaaaaaagcaTAAGAGATCAGGCAGGAAGAGTTGGAGGTTGAAGTTGAAAGAGTGTTTGGAGCAACAAGTGAGGAGACTGATGGAGCTTCAAGAAGCATGGCTTCAGAAAATGATGAGAACTTTGGAGCAGATGGAGCAAGAGAGGAATTTAAGAGAAGAGATGTGGAGGAAACAAGAAGCTGCAAGATTAGACCGAGAACAAAGGGATTGGGCAAGCGAACGTGCATGGATGGAAGCTCGTGATGCTGCACTGATTACTGCACTGGAGAACATCGGACGTAGAGAATCCAAGTGA